The following proteins are encoded in a genomic region of Burkholderia cepacia:
- a CDS encoding GH92 family glycosyl hydrolase → MNRFTTLAALLAAACALSGCGGGDGSDGTAASILAAHPAESSAEAADTTNLDDNRGLSLTQYVDPLIGTLASNSPNPVPAGQAGSVVPAAGLPSGMVQWAPDTNTTPAPNDSKEPNSPAGYYYDIHSIQGFSVTHMPGAGCSGNNGEFPVMPTTDATQLVPTFSHANETARPGYYSVLLDSQIKVELTATLRTGFGRFTYPAGKPALLVLDATRTNTKTSTTGAITQVSGSAISGSTIGGGFCGNSVPVPVYFYAAFDQAFTSASISHGVAQLGFRPGQAVGMKIGISYVSVANAKANLDAENRGWDFEGVRTQADHSWNDRLNAIRVAGGTLDAKKKFYTALYHALWAPSTFSDVNGQYIGFDNTVHQLAKGQKAQYSSFSGWDIYRSLIQLKAILNPSETSDMIQSLVNDADQCGAIPHWVNDNVEDGVMPGDAGSLIVASAHAFGARRFDTRSALQHMVKMANIPGTACNNVTTNGGRASYLQGGYITGGEWGQASSTLEYTSSDFAISRFAGALGDTATQRMLLSRSAYWQNLLNTALTPPLIAARQSNGAWIPETPSSGDNYVEGNAEQYTWMVPYNAAGLFAQLGGNTAVTSRLDQFFTVLNAGLSLPNFYMGNEPTFEVPWLYNWAAQPSGTQRVVQQIMGSAFGTGPDGLPGNDDLGAVSGWYVWGALGLYPQIPGVAGLAIGSPQFPQIDVRLGNGHTWRIRAAGAPASSYVQSLSINGRAHPAAWVAYDDIANGATLHFAMGSAPSQWGVQTQPPSFGVPVAVNSADSYNNRGFSVDGATNTDGQGADFDGSLFSYSINALGAAGVQPGKPFAVAGASVTVAGGPLSLDNTVTVGQTVMLPPGSSGTGVVVLGSANNGPSSGTAQLNFADGSSQAVTLAFDDWTLNGGSASPSSTVAVTMAYRNAGNGQQDNVKTYIFAQKIPVPPGKAVTSIVLPRQVSAGKMHVFGIGMTAS, encoded by the coding sequence ATGAATCGATTCACGACGCTTGCGGCGTTGCTCGCCGCGGCGTGCGCGTTGAGCGGGTGCGGTGGCGGTGACGGCAGCGACGGAACAGCGGCGTCGATACTGGCCGCGCATCCGGCGGAATCCTCGGCCGAGGCGGCCGACACGACGAATCTCGACGACAACCGCGGCCTGTCGCTGACGCAGTATGTCGACCCGCTGATCGGCACACTCGCGAGCAATTCGCCGAACCCGGTGCCGGCGGGACAGGCCGGCAGCGTCGTGCCGGCCGCCGGGCTGCCGTCGGGCATGGTGCAATGGGCGCCCGACACCAACACCACGCCGGCGCCGAACGACAGCAAGGAGCCGAACTCGCCCGCCGGTTACTACTACGACATTCATTCGATCCAGGGTTTCAGCGTCACGCACATGCCAGGCGCCGGCTGCAGCGGCAACAACGGCGAATTCCCCGTCATGCCGACCACCGACGCAACGCAACTCGTTCCGACCTTCAGTCATGCGAACGAAACGGCTCGACCCGGCTACTATTCTGTCCTGCTCGATTCGCAGATCAAGGTGGAACTGACCGCCACCCTGCGCACCGGCTTCGGCCGGTTCACCTACCCGGCCGGCAAACCCGCGCTGCTGGTGCTCGACGCGACGCGCACCAATACCAAGACCTCGACCACCGGCGCGATCACGCAGGTTTCCGGCAGCGCGATCTCAGGCAGCACGATCGGTGGCGGCTTCTGCGGCAACTCGGTGCCGGTACCCGTCTACTTCTATGCCGCGTTCGACCAGGCCTTCACGTCGGCGTCGATTTCGCACGGCGTGGCGCAACTCGGCTTCCGCCCCGGCCAGGCGGTCGGGATGAAGATCGGCATTTCGTACGTCAGCGTCGCCAATGCAAAGGCCAACCTCGACGCGGAAAATCGCGGCTGGGACTTCGAGGGCGTACGCACGCAGGCGGACCACAGCTGGAACGACCGCCTCAATGCGATCCGCGTGGCGGGCGGCACGCTCGACGCGAAGAAGAAGTTCTACACGGCGCTCTATCACGCGCTGTGGGCGCCCAGTACCTTCAGCGACGTGAACGGCCAGTACATCGGCTTCGACAACACCGTGCACCAGCTCGCCAAAGGCCAGAAGGCGCAGTATTCGTCGTTCTCGGGCTGGGACATCTACCGTTCGCTGATCCAGCTCAAGGCGATCCTCAACCCGTCCGAGACCAGCGACATGATCCAGTCGCTCGTCAACGACGCCGATCAGTGCGGCGCGATTCCGCACTGGGTCAACGACAACGTCGAGGACGGCGTGATGCCGGGCGATGCCGGCTCGCTGATCGTCGCGAGCGCCCATGCATTCGGCGCACGGCGCTTCGATACCCGGTCCGCGCTGCAGCACATGGTGAAGATGGCGAACATCCCCGGCACCGCCTGCAACAACGTGACCACCAACGGTGGCCGCGCGAGCTACCTGCAGGGCGGCTACATCACCGGCGGAGAGTGGGGACAGGCTTCGTCGACGCTCGAATACACGAGCAGCGACTTCGCGATCTCGCGCTTTGCCGGCGCACTCGGCGATACCGCCACGCAGCGCATGCTGCTGAGCCGCTCGGCCTACTGGCAGAACCTGCTCAATACCGCGCTGACGCCGCCGCTGATCGCGGCGCGGCAATCGAACGGCGCGTGGATACCCGAAACGCCGAGCAGCGGCGACAACTATGTGGAGGGCAACGCCGAACAGTACACGTGGATGGTGCCGTACAACGCGGCTGGCCTGTTCGCGCAACTGGGCGGCAATACGGCCGTGACGTCGCGGCTCGACCAGTTCTTCACGGTGCTCAATGCCGGCCTGAGCCTGCCGAACTTCTACATGGGCAACGAGCCGACCTTCGAGGTGCCGTGGCTCTACAACTGGGCCGCGCAACCGTCGGGCACGCAGCGCGTGGTGCAGCAGATCATGGGCAGCGCGTTCGGCACCGGCCCCGACGGCCTGCCGGGCAACGACGACCTCGGCGCCGTGTCGGGCTGGTACGTGTGGGGCGCGCTGGGCCTGTACCCGCAGATCCCCGGCGTGGCGGGCCTGGCGATCGGCAGCCCGCAGTTCCCGCAGATCGACGTGCGGCTCGGCAACGGCCACACCTGGCGGATCCGCGCCGCAGGCGCGCCGGCCTCGAGCTATGTGCAGTCGCTGTCGATCAACGGCCGCGCGCACCCTGCCGCATGGGTCGCCTATGACGACATCGCCAACGGCGCGACGCTGCACTTCGCGATGGGCAGCGCACCGTCGCAATGGGGCGTGCAGACGCAGCCGCCGTCGTTCGGCGTGCCGGTGGCGGTCAACTCGGCCGACAGCTACAACAACCGCGGCTTCAGCGTGGATGGCGCGACCAATACCGACGGCCAGGGCGCGGACTTCGACGGCAGCCTGTTCAGCTACTCGATCAATGCGCTGGGCGCGGCGGGCGTGCAGCCGGGCAAGCCGTTCGCGGTGGCCGGCGCCAGCGTGACGGTGGCGGGCGGGCCGCTCTCGCTCGACAACACCGTGACCGTCGGCCAGACCGTGATGCTGCCGCCGGGATCGTCCGGCACCGGCGTCGTGGTGCTCGGTTCGGCCAACAACGGCCCGAGCAGCGGCACCGCGCAGCTGAACTTCGCGGACGGGTCGAGTCAGGCCGTCACGCTGGCCTTCGACGACTGGACGCTGAACGGCGGCAGTGCGAGCCCAAGCTCGACGGTGGCCGTCACGATGGCCTACCGCAATGCCGGCAACGGTCAGCAGGACAACGTCAAGACCTACATCTTCGCGCAGAAGATTCCCGTGCCGCCCGGCAAGGCAGTGACGAGCATCGTGCTGCCGCGGCAGGTCAGCGCCGGCAAGATGCACGTGTTCGGCATCGGCATGACGGCTTCGTGA
- a CDS encoding nuclear transport factor 2 family protein, with the protein MSDTLTAPATAATLAAFSDAFNRHDANALMGFMTEDCVFDAAGGPDIHGTRFVGRDAVRAAFEAVFKTFPDAHWGNGRHYVASERGVSEWVFTGTHAEGWRIEAEGCDLFEFRDGLIAVKRAFRKERPKQPA; encoded by the coding sequence ATGTCCGACACGCTCACCGCCCCCGCCACGGCCGCCACGCTCGCGGCGTTTTCCGACGCCTTCAACCGGCACGACGCCAATGCACTGATGGGCTTCATGACCGAAGACTGCGTGTTCGACGCGGCCGGCGGCCCCGACATCCACGGTACGCGCTTCGTCGGCCGCGACGCCGTGCGCGCCGCGTTCGAGGCCGTGTTCAAGACCTTCCCCGACGCACATTGGGGCAATGGCCGTCACTACGTCGCCAGCGAGCGCGGCGTATCCGAGTGGGTGTTCACGGGCACACACGCCGAAGGCTGGCGCATCGAGGCCGAAGGCTGCGACCTGTTCGAGTTCCGTGACGGGCTGATCGCCGTCAAGCGCGCATTCCGCAAGGAACGGCCGAAGCAGCCGGCCTGA
- the xsc gene encoding sulfoacetaldehyde acetyltransferase, with protein MSEQSTSLRASTSGPQDMTPSEAFVETLAANGVTDMFGIMGSAFMDAMDIFAPAGIRLIPVVHEQGAGHMADGYARVSGRHGVVIGQNGPGISNCVTAIAAAYWAHSPVVIVTPEAGTMGIGLGGFQEANQLPMFQEFTKYQGHVTHPARMAEFTARCFDRAQAEMGPTQLNIPRDYFYGKVKVEIPQPRRLDRGAGGEQSLDDAAELIAQAKFPVIISGGGVVMADAIEECKALAERLGAPVVNSYLHNDSFPANHPLWCGPLGYQGSKAAMKLLSRADVVIALGSRLGPFGTLPQHGMDYWPKDAKIIQIDADHKMLGLVKKISVGICGDAKAAAVALTQRLEGRTLASDGSRGERADQIATEKAAWEKELDDWTHERDAYSLDMIDEQKNEKTFNGGRYLHPRQVLRELEKAMPEDVMVSTDIGNINSVANSYLRFNKPRSFFAAMSWGNCGYAFPTIIGAKVAAPHRPAVSYAGDGAWGMSLMETMTCVRHNIPVTAVVFHNRQWGAEKKNQVDFYNRRFVAGELDNQSFAEIARAMGAEGITVDRLEDVGPALKRAIDMQMNEGKTTIIEIMCTRELGDPFRRDALSKPVRMLDKYKDYV; from the coding sequence ATGAGCGAACAATCCACTTCCCTGCGTGCATCGACCAGCGGCCCGCAGGACATGACGCCGTCCGAAGCCTTCGTCGAAACCCTCGCGGCCAACGGCGTGACCGACATGTTCGGCATCATGGGCTCCGCGTTCATGGATGCGATGGATATCTTCGCGCCGGCCGGCATCCGCCTGATCCCGGTCGTGCACGAACAGGGCGCGGGCCACATGGCCGACGGCTATGCCCGCGTGTCGGGCCGTCACGGCGTCGTAATCGGCCAGAACGGCCCCGGCATCAGCAACTGCGTGACGGCCATCGCGGCCGCTTACTGGGCGCACAGCCCGGTCGTGATCGTCACACCCGAAGCCGGCACGATGGGCATCGGCCTCGGCGGCTTCCAGGAAGCGAACCAGTTGCCGATGTTCCAGGAATTCACGAAGTACCAGGGCCACGTCACGCACCCGGCGCGGATGGCCGAATTCACCGCGCGCTGCTTCGACCGCGCACAGGCCGAGATGGGCCCGACGCAACTGAACATTCCGCGCGACTACTTCTACGGCAAGGTCAAGGTCGAGATCCCGCAACCGCGCCGGCTCGATCGCGGCGCCGGCGGCGAGCAGAGCCTCGACGATGCGGCCGAACTGATCGCGCAGGCGAAGTTCCCGGTGATCATCTCGGGCGGCGGCGTCGTGATGGCCGACGCGATCGAGGAATGCAAGGCGCTCGCCGAGCGGCTCGGCGCGCCGGTCGTCAACAGCTACCTGCACAACGATTCGTTCCCGGCGAACCACCCGCTGTGGTGCGGCCCGCTCGGCTACCAGGGCTCGAAGGCCGCGATGAAGCTGCTGTCTCGCGCGGACGTCGTGATCGCGCTCGGCTCGCGCCTCGGGCCGTTCGGCACGCTGCCGCAGCACGGGATGGACTACTGGCCGAAGGACGCGAAGATCATCCAGATCGACGCCGACCACAAGATGCTCGGCCTCGTGAAGAAGATCTCGGTCGGCATCTGCGGCGACGCGAAGGCCGCGGCCGTCGCACTCACGCAGCGCCTTGAAGGCCGCACGCTCGCGAGCGACGGCTCGCGCGGCGAGCGCGCCGACCAGATCGCGACCGAAAAGGCCGCGTGGGAAAAGGAACTCGACGACTGGACGCACGAGCGCGACGCGTACAGCCTCGACATGATCGACGAGCAGAAGAACGAAAAGACCTTCAACGGCGGCCGCTACCTGCATCCGCGCCAGGTGCTGCGCGAACTCGAGAAGGCGATGCCCGAGGACGTGATGGTGTCGACCGACATCGGCAACATCAACTCGGTCGCGAACAGCTACTTGCGCTTCAACAAGCCGCGCAGCTTCTTCGCGGCGATGAGCTGGGGCAACTGCGGCTACGCGTTCCCGACGATCATCGGCGCGAAGGTTGCCGCCCCGCACCGCCCGGCCGTGTCGTATGCGGGCGACGGCGCGTGGGGCATGAGCCTGATGGAGACGATGACCTGCGTGCGCCACAACATCCCGGTCACGGCCGTCGTGTTCCACAACCGTCAATGGGGTGCGGAGAAGAAGAACCAGGTCGACTTCTACAACCGCCGCTTCGTCGCCGGTGAACTCGACAACCAGAGCTTCGCGGAGATCGCGCGGGCGATGGGCGCCGAAGGCATCACGGTCGACCGTCTCGAGGATGTCGGCCCCGCACTCAAGCGCGCGATCGACATGCAGATGAACGAAGGCAAGACGACGATCATCGAGATCATGTGCACGCGCGAGCTCGGCGATCCGTTCCGCCGCGATGCGCTGTCGAAGCCGGTGCGCATGCTCGACAAGTACAAGGACTACGTATGA
- the pta gene encoding phosphate acetyltransferase, with the protein MKALDRILESARRQPMRIALCEADDPRVLQAAARATRDGIARIVLVGDRAAIHAAAARDAIDLDGMTLVDPATAPQRDAYADALHALRAKKGMTADAARDAVRDPLTWANLMVRLGDADGSVAGAVHATADVVRAAIQLIGVDPAFRIVSSFFLMMLCEPFHTIKGGLIFSDCALVVDPDANQLAEIAMAAADSALALLGEAPRVAMLSFSTSGSAHHAAVDKVTAATARVRALRPALAIDGDVQLDAAIVTEIAERKIAHSQVGGHANVLVFPSLEAGNIGYKLAERIGRAKAVGPLLQGLRRPANDLSRGCGADDVYHVIAATTVQAQAAAQRAATGEAAHA; encoded by the coding sequence ATGAAAGCCCTCGACCGCATTCTCGAATCCGCGCGCCGCCAGCCGATGCGCATCGCGCTGTGCGAAGCCGACGATCCGCGCGTGCTGCAAGCCGCCGCACGCGCGACGCGCGACGGCATCGCCCGCATCGTGCTCGTCGGCGACCGTGCGGCCATCCACGCGGCGGCCGCGCGCGACGCGATCGACCTCGACGGCATGACGCTCGTCGATCCGGCTACCGCGCCGCAACGCGATGCGTATGCCGACGCGCTGCATGCGCTGCGCGCCAAAAAAGGCATGACCGCCGACGCGGCACGCGACGCAGTGCGCGACCCGTTGACCTGGGCGAACCTGATGGTGCGGCTCGGCGACGCGGACGGTTCGGTCGCGGGCGCCGTGCATGCGACCGCCGACGTCGTGCGCGCCGCAATCCAGCTGATCGGCGTCGATCCGGCCTTCCGGATCGTGTCGAGCTTCTTCCTGATGATGCTGTGCGAGCCGTTCCACACGATCAAGGGCGGGCTGATCTTCTCCGACTGCGCGCTCGTCGTCGATCCGGACGCCAACCAGCTCGCCGAGATCGCGATGGCCGCCGCCGACAGCGCGCTTGCGTTGCTCGGCGAGGCGCCGCGCGTCGCGATGCTGTCGTTCTCGACGAGCGGCAGCGCGCATCATGCGGCCGTCGACAAGGTGACGGCCGCGACCGCGCGCGTGCGCGCACTGCGCCCCGCCCTCGCGATCGACGGCGACGTGCAGCTCGACGCGGCGATCGTCACCGAGATCGCCGAGCGCAAGATCGCGCATTCGCAGGTGGGCGGCCACGCGAACGTGCTCGTGTTCCCGAGCCTCGAAGCCGGCAACATCGGCTACAAGCTCGCCGAGCGGATCGGCCGCGCGAAGGCCGTCGGCCCGCTGCTGCAGGGGTTGCGCCGGCCCGCGAACGACCTGTCGCGCGGCTGCGGCGCGGACGACGTGTATCACGTGATCGCGGCAACCACCGTGCAGGCGCAGGCGGCCGCGCAACGCGCCGCGACCGGCGAGGCCGCGCACGCATGA
- a CDS encoding sulfite exporter TauE/SafE family protein produces MTADKLAILIAVIGAGSYFQTVTGFGLGMIVMGVTSGFGLAPLATVATLMSVVSLANGATALPGRLHHIDWRAVGAATLGILPSVVAGVLLLECLSRSAADLLQLILGAVVLYGGLSAALRPTPLAERSDNRSFFVSGLFGGLLSGMFGVSGPPLIFQFYRQPLTLVQIRCALIVLFTTTSATRVLYSACEGQLDRDIWLLAAFATPVVMLMTVAGRHYPPPLSPVALRRLAFGVLMAIGVGLIATSLPALLHRG; encoded by the coding sequence ATGACGGCCGACAAACTGGCGATCCTGATCGCGGTGATCGGCGCTGGCAGCTATTTCCAGACCGTCACGGGCTTCGGCCTCGGGATGATCGTGATGGGCGTGACGAGCGGGTTCGGGCTCGCGCCGCTCGCCACCGTCGCCACGCTGATGAGTGTCGTGTCGCTCGCGAACGGTGCGACCGCGCTGCCGGGCCGGCTGCATCACATCGACTGGCGCGCGGTCGGCGCGGCGACACTCGGCATCCTGCCGTCGGTCGTCGCCGGCGTGTTGCTGCTCGAATGCCTGAGCCGCTCGGCGGCCGACCTGTTGCAACTGATCCTCGGCGCGGTCGTGCTGTACGGCGGCCTGAGTGCGGCGCTGCGCCCGACGCCGCTGGCCGAGCGCTCGGACAATCGCAGCTTCTTCGTCAGCGGCCTGTTCGGCGGCTTGCTGAGCGGGATGTTCGGCGTGTCGGGGCCGCCGCTGATCTTCCAGTTCTACCGGCAGCCCCTGACGCTCGTGCAGATCCGCTGCGCGCTGATCGTGCTGTTCACGACGACCTCGGCCACACGCGTGCTGTACAGCGCATGCGAAGGCCAGCTCGATCGCGACATCTGGCTGCTGGCCGCATTCGCGACGCCGGTCGTGATGCTGATGACGGTCGCCGGCCGCCACTACCCGCCGCCGCTGTCGCCCGTCGCGCTGCGGCGGCTCGCGTTCGGCGTGCTGATGGCGATCGGCGTCGGGCTGATCGCGACGTCGCTGCCTGCGCTGTTGCATCGCGGCTGA